The following proteins come from a genomic window of Nostoc sp. ATCC 53789:
- a CDS encoding DUF4340 domain-containing protein, protein MKLPRTTLILILLALGLGGFVYFSEIRGTTVREESNEKKQQIFSFAEDDVQSLTIKTKKLTLNLERSPESSNPKWVIKSPVSGPANDAIVSYLMDLLVKGKSDRTLSTPPKELGQFALDEPPATINITLKNRQNHQLILGKANFNGRFLYAQTDPAAKLDGNINVLLVSTDFANAVNRELSEWKQPVDNSQKLPPLTIPKPSPTNSK, encoded by the coding sequence ATGAAATTGCCGAGAACGACTTTAATTTTGATACTGCTAGCGCTGGGTTTAGGTGGTTTTGTTTACTTCTCTGAAATTCGGGGTACAACTGTGCGAGAAGAAAGCAATGAGAAAAAGCAGCAAATTTTCTCTTTTGCAGAAGATGATGTGCAATCTCTAACAATTAAAACAAAAAAACTCACCTTGAATCTAGAACGTAGCCCTGAATCTAGTAATCCCAAGTGGGTAATCAAATCTCCAGTATCGGGCCCAGCAAATGACGCTATTGTTTCTTATTTGATGGATTTGTTGGTCAAAGGTAAGAGCGATCGCACCTTATCAACTCCACCAAAAGAGCTTGGGCAATTTGCCTTAGATGAACCCCCAGCAACCATCAATATCACCCTAAAAAATCGGCAAAACCATCAGTTGATTTTGGGTAAAGCTAACTTTAACGGACGTTTTTTATATGCTCAAACTGACCCTGCTGCTAAACTCGATGGAAATATTAACGTGCTGTTGGTATCTACAGATTTTGCAAATGCCGTGAATCGGGAATTATCAGAGTGGAAGCAACCTGTAGATAATAGCCAGAAACTTCCTCCGCTCACCATTCCTAAACCGAGTCCGACAAACAGCAAATAA
- a CDS encoding Gldg family protein: MKIVAKKKLWKYVFWLGPFLIAVGLTVGLVSEQWGLIPLVFLITGIVISGLGIIWQSYETNWWKRRSTQAGTNALVATLAVLAILGLINFLGTRYHLRSDLTESQLFTLAPQSRELVSVLPQPVKVWVFDINQNPQDRELLENYQRQSSKFKYEYIDPQARPGLAEKFGVKDYGEVYLESGDKRQLVQTVNQNERLSEIRLTSRLQQLTNSTTAKVYLLQGHGERQLSAGKDAISQAVQGLGDKNFTTSPLNLGETSKVPQDASVVIVAGPKRGLFEGEVKALQEYLNRGGNLLLMIDPNTDPKLNSLLQEWGVRLDNRLAVDVSGESVVGLGPAAPLVTEYGQHPITKDFGNGNSFYPIARPLEIISVPGVQATPLLRTKPYPNSWAESDLKSEKLEFNADKDLKGPLTLGVALTRKQAAKSASIPQPKPSPLPSPTTQRKASPTPPASPTPTPSPTPSSQTATESRLVVLGNSDFATDGLFQQQLNGDVFLNSVTWLSQQDQQPLSIRPKEPKNRRITLTTTQGNLLILSSLLLLPLIGFAIALIIWWKRR, from the coding sequence ATGAAGATAGTTGCAAAGAAAAAACTGTGGAAATATGTGTTTTGGTTGGGTCCATTCCTAATTGCTGTCGGCTTAACAGTTGGGTTAGTTTCTGAACAGTGGGGACTAATTCCATTAGTATTTCTGATTACGGGAATTGTAATCAGTGGGTTGGGGATAATATGGCAAAGCTATGAGACTAACTGGTGGAAACGTCGTTCTACCCAAGCTGGGACTAATGCCCTAGTAGCAACTCTAGCAGTGTTGGCAATTTTGGGATTGATTAACTTTTTAGGGACTCGCTACCACTTGCGGTCAGACTTAACAGAAAGCCAATTGTTTACCCTTGCGCCCCAGTCACGAGAATTGGTGAGTGTTTTACCACAACCAGTTAAGGTGTGGGTGTTTGATATTAACCAAAACCCTCAAGACCGAGAATTACTAGAAAATTATCAACGGCAAAGCTCAAAATTTAAATATGAGTATATCGACCCCCAAGCCAGACCAGGATTAGCAGAAAAGTTTGGCGTTAAAGATTACGGGGAAGTTTATTTAGAATCTGGAGATAAACGGCAATTAGTCCAAACAGTAAATCAAAATGAGCGGTTGTCAGAAATCAGATTAACTAGTCGCCTGCAACAACTAACAAATTCAACCACAGCCAAAGTTTACTTACTTCAAGGTCATGGCGAACGCCAACTTTCGGCTGGTAAAGATGCAATATCACAAGCAGTTCAAGGATTAGGCGATAAAAACTTCACAACATCACCACTGAATTTAGGAGAAACTTCCAAAGTTCCTCAAGATGCGTCTGTTGTGATAGTGGCTGGCCCCAAGCGAGGGCTATTTGAAGGCGAAGTCAAAGCTTTGCAAGAGTATCTTAATCGCGGCGGTAACTTACTGCTGATGATTGATCCTAATACCGATCCCAAACTTAACAGCTTGTTACAAGAGTGGGGTGTTCGTCTGGATAATCGTTTAGCAGTCGATGTCTCTGGCGAAAGTGTTGTGGGACTTGGCCCTGCTGCACCTTTAGTCACAGAATATGGGCAACATCCAATTACCAAAGATTTCGGTAACGGCAATTCTTTTTATCCCATTGCCCGACCACTGGAAATTATCTCTGTGCCTGGTGTTCAGGCTACTCCATTACTACGAACCAAACCCTATCCCAATAGCTGGGCAGAAAGCGACCTTAAAAGCGAAAAATTGGAGTTTAATGCAGATAAAGACCTGAAAGGGCCTCTAACCTTGGGCGTAGCCTTAACAAGAAAACAAGCAGCTAAATCTGCTTCAATTCCCCAACCGAAACCTTCGCCCCTACCATCACCAACCACTCAAAGAAAAGCTTCCCCCACTCCCCCTGCCTCCCCTACTCCCACTCCTTCCCCAACTCCTTCATCGCAAACAGCCACCGAGTCAAGGTTAGTAGTTTTAGGAAATTCTGATTTCGCCACCGATGGCTTGTTTCAACAGCAATTAAATGGAGATGTATTCCTCAACTCAGTTACTTGGCTGAGTCAACAGGATCAGCAACCCCTTTCCATTCGCCCCAAAGAACCAAAAAATCGTCGGATAACCCTGACAACCACACAAGGCAATCTTTTAATATTGTCATCTCTGTTGCTTTTACCTTTAATTGGGTTTGCGATCGCACTTATTATCTGGTGGAAACGACGGTAA
- a CDS encoding four helix bundle protein: protein MATKRFQELQVYQLSEQLADDIWKIVEKWDFFAKDTIGKQIVRSADSIGANIAEGVGRGSFQDNRRFIKIARGSLNETQHWLRRAYTRNLLTTEQINSIKTIINELAPKLNSYLNSIGNVPDDK, encoded by the coding sequence ATGGCAACAAAGCGTTTCCAAGAATTACAGGTTTATCAATTATCAGAACAGTTGGCAGACGACATTTGGAAAATTGTTGAGAAATGGGATTTTTTTGCAAAAGATACGATTGGTAAACAGATTGTACGTTCGGCAGATAGTATTGGTGCCAATATAGCAGAAGGTGTAGGAAGAGGTAGTTTTCAAGATAATAGACGTTTTATCAAAATAGCGAGAGGCTCTTTGAATGAAACTCAACATTGGTTAAGACGGGCTTATACTCGTAACCTTTTAACTACCGAACAGATAAATTCAATCAAAACAATCATTAACGAACTAGCACCTAAATTAAACTCCTATTTAAACTCAATTGGCAATGTCCCAGATGATAAATAA
- a CDS encoding ABC transporter permease: MGVVLSNIIAIYRRELQSYFVSPLAYAIAGIFWFIAGLFFVMILLGPDGILVGVAAIDAQGQQLGVPTPPIDVPYEFVRAFLDRMGWLLLFVLPILSMGLYAEERKRGTLELLATSPITNWAVAVGKLLGVLTFFITMVVPMLVFEAIAISGSNPPMALSIPLLGHFGLILLAAAILSVGMFISSLTDSTILSAVLTFAVILLLLLIDLIAKIVPGPVGEALGYLSLLKHYNTLTQGIFDTSALILFASYIFLGIFLTAQSIDALRFQRQ, translated from the coding sequence ATGGGTGTAGTACTGAGTAATATTATTGCCATTTATCGCCGAGAGTTACAGAGTTATTTTGTATCACCTTTGGCTTATGCGATCGCAGGCATATTTTGGTTCATCGCCGGGTTATTTTTCGTGATGATTTTGCTAGGGCCAGATGGCATTTTGGTAGGAGTCGCCGCAATAGATGCACAAGGTCAACAACTAGGAGTGCCAACACCGCCGATAGATGTCCCCTACGAATTTGTCCGAGCATTTTTGGATCGTATGGGGTGGCTATTGTTGTTTGTGTTGCCAATACTCTCAATGGGACTCTATGCCGAAGAACGCAAACGCGGCACTTTAGAACTATTAGCCACGTCACCAATCACCAATTGGGCGGTAGCAGTAGGTAAGTTATTAGGCGTGCTGACATTTTTTATCACAATGGTTGTACCCATGCTAGTGTTTGAAGCGATCGCCATTAGTGGATCAAATCCACCAATGGCCCTTTCAATTCCCTTATTGGGTCATTTTGGATTAATCTTACTAGCAGCAGCAATATTATCTGTAGGAATGTTTATTTCTTCCTTAACAGACAGCACAATTTTGTCTGCCGTCCTCACATTTGCAGTAATTTTATTATTGTTATTGATTGATTTAATCGCCAAAATTGTCCCTGGCCCAGTGGGTGAAGCTTTAGGTTATTTATCATTGTTGAAACATTACAACACCTTAACTCAAGGGATTTTTGATACCAGCGCCTTAATTTTATTTGCTAGTTACATTTTTTTGGGCATCTTTCTCACCGCTCAATCAATTGATGCACTGCGTTTTCAAAGGCAATAG
- a CDS encoding ABC transporter ATP-binding protein, producing MIEVEHLSKIYGSTPAITDVTFSVEPGEILGLLGPNGAGKTTTMRILAGYLPATNGNARIAGYDVHENSLAVRQRIGYLPETPPLYPDMTVEGFLHFVAQIKGVPAGDRAKKVTAAIKRCNLEDKRRVIIRKLSKGYRQRVGIAQAIVHDPPAIILDEPTVGLDPRQIIEVRNLIKSLAGTHTIILSTHILPEVSMTCSRVAIINRGKVVATNTPENLMTQLTGGSGYELEIEGEAALAKQVLQNVAGVSLIESIPTAGGHHPQTNRAYLRVISQPGKEPGKDIVATLVRAGFGLHELRRVNATLEDVFLQLTTEEKNFETEVDLAADNEGEAA from the coding sequence ATGATCGAAGTTGAGCATCTGAGTAAAATATACGGTTCCACTCCAGCGATAACTGATGTCACTTTTAGCGTCGAACCTGGGGAGATTTTAGGGCTTCTGGGCCCCAATGGTGCTGGTAAAACTACAACCATGCGGATTCTGGCTGGTTATTTACCGGCAACAAATGGTAATGCCCGGATTGCTGGTTATGATGTCCATGAAAATTCCCTGGCGGTACGCCAACGAATTGGTTATTTACCCGAAACACCGCCGTTATATCCAGACATGACTGTGGAGGGATTTTTGCATTTTGTTGCCCAAATTAAGGGAGTTCCAGCAGGCGATCGCGCCAAGAAGGTAACAGCCGCTATCAAACGCTGCAACTTAGAAGATAAGCGGCGGGTAATTATTCGCAAACTCTCTAAAGGATATCGCCAACGTGTAGGAATTGCTCAAGCGATCGTTCACGATCCACCAGCGATTATTCTCGATGAACCCACCGTTGGACTCGATCCCCGACAAATAATTGAGGTGCGGAATTTAATTAAAAGCCTTGCTGGGACTCATACAATTATTCTTTCCACGCACATTCTGCCAGAAGTGAGCATGACTTGTAGCCGCGTCGCTATTATTAATCGCGGCAAAGTTGTGGCAACTAATACACCAGAAAACCTGATGACTCAGTTGACAGGCGGTTCCGGGTATGAGTTGGAAATAGAAGGAGAAGCTGCCCTAGCGAAACAGGTATTGCAAAATGTTGCAGGTGTGAGTCTGATAGAATCAATTCCCACCGCCGGGGGTCATCACCCACAGACAAATCGCGCTTATCTGCGGGTGATATCGCAACCAGGAAAAGAACCAGGAAAGGATATTGTTGCAACCTTGGTGCGTGCAGGCTTTGGTTTACATGAACTGCGGCGAGTTAACGCTACCTTAGAAGATGTGTTTTTGCAACTGACCACAGAAGAAAAGAATTTCGAGACTGAGGTAGACTTAGCAGCAGACAACGAAGGAGAGGCAGCGTAA
- a CDS encoding HMA2 domain-containing protein, producing MAQSTKLQPPGGLQIVHVTTGRVRLRSTDSSLNSILDSIAQDLRSLEGVREVTVNEQTGSLVINFDEEKLSLPQILALRSDIEIQQPQASSDSPSKTDPFAAWKSPLFWKEQGVSLIPMITGLAVTGGLGIHGWVSIPVYMIAADATRGVIGYLGSQVPISEKNDGNNTSSAISELSKEERQSTIQPEKLTNNLEKASEVAAPAKIDYSVIHAISGRIRFHVPKIAQDRAYGRRLERIVKTDAEVTSVRMNFDAASIAIAYQSREIPLSYWVSLMELALETNPPTQPITTANQSLQEVSQTNQITDATTSHQTSLNVSQTPEVINSTTASEITSELSSLWTNLKPPAMFFSLGIMANLPLET from the coding sequence ATGGCACAGTCAACGAAGTTACAGCCTCCAGGTGGGTTGCAAATAGTTCATGTCACTACCGGACGCGTGCGACTCCGCAGCACTGACAGTAGTTTGAACTCGATATTAGACAGCATAGCCCAAGATTTACGCTCCTTAGAGGGAGTGAGGGAAGTTACTGTGAATGAGCAGACGGGCAGTTTGGTAATTAATTTTGATGAAGAGAAGCTGTCATTACCGCAAATTTTGGCGTTAAGATCCGATATTGAGATTCAGCAGCCGCAGGCTTCATCTGATTCACCAAGCAAGACCGATCCCTTTGCAGCTTGGAAATCACCTTTATTTTGGAAAGAGCAGGGTGTTTCCTTAATTCCGATGATAACAGGCTTGGCGGTAACAGGAGGGTTAGGAATTCATGGCTGGGTATCGATTCCAGTTTATATGATTGCGGCGGATGCAACCCGTGGTGTAATTGGTTATCTTGGCTCTCAAGTTCCGATATCTGAAAAAAACGATGGTAATAATACCAGTTCTGCGATATCGGAATTATCAAAAGAGGAACGTCAATCTACTATCCAACCAGAAAAATTAACAAATAATCTTGAGAAAGCTAGCGAGGTGGCAGCACCTGCAAAGATTGACTACAGCGTAATCCATGCAATTAGCGGACGTATTCGCTTCCATGTGCCAAAAATCGCTCAAGATCGAGCTTATGGGCGGCGACTTGAGAGAATAGTGAAAACCGATGCTGAAGTTACAAGTGTGCGGATGAATTTTGATGCAGCATCGATCGCGATCGCTTATCAGTCTCGTGAGATTCCATTATCCTATTGGGTGAGTTTGATGGAATTAGCGTTGGAGACAAACCCACCAACGCAGCCAATTACAACGGCTAACCAATCCCTCCAAGAAGTTAGTCAGACGAATCAAATTACAGACGCAACAACGTCACATCAAACAAGTTTAAATGTTAGTCAGACTCCTGAAGTTATCAACTCAACAACAGCAAGCGAAATAACTTCAGAGTTATCCAGTCTGTGGACTAACTTAAAACCGCCTGCGATGTTTTTCTCATTAGGCATTATGGCGAACTTACCCTTGGAAACCTAA
- a CDS encoding HMA2 domain-containing protein has translation MAVLNLESVADLDKKPEPTVTDKINYPTTPPSRVVYSIICAFPGQVAFCIPQISEDPKYVERLVALLANEPLVIDRQVNNTTVGSIAITYKSDTVSDVDMRSHLANLIQLAGNEKVVLATANQLKPHSALVATEDRQDRKPAMQPQKQKSATFSLSSADASISKTKSNSVSSADSVIQQARKPAKVAYSIAHAIPGRVRFRVPRIACDPKYVQRLEALLKSDSTVTSERVNSAARSVVITYKTGMMRDSQKRVQSFLLAAISHLINLIESANDPATAIS, from the coding sequence ATGGCTGTTTTAAATTTAGAATCGGTAGCAGATTTAGACAAAAAACCAGAGCCAACAGTCACAGACAAGATTAATTACCCAACAACGCCGCCTTCAAGGGTAGTGTATAGCATTATTTGTGCATTTCCTGGACAAGTGGCGTTTTGCATCCCTCAGATTAGCGAAGATCCAAAATATGTGGAACGTCTTGTTGCCTTGCTTGCTAATGAGCCTTTGGTAATAGATCGGCAAGTCAATAATACTACGGTAGGGTCAATTGCCATTACCTATAAATCTGATACAGTGTCAGATGTTGATATGCGATCGCATTTGGCTAATTTGATTCAGTTGGCTGGTAATGAAAAAGTGGTACTAGCAACTGCAAACCAATTGAAACCACACTCAGCGTTAGTGGCAACAGAAGACAGGCAGGATAGAAAGCCAGCAATGCAACCACAGAAGCAGAAATCAGCAACATTCTCTTTATCTTCTGCGGATGCGTCAATCTCTAAGACTAAAAGCAATTCGGTTTCTTCGGCTGATTCTGTAATTCAACAAGCAAGAAAGCCTGCAAAAGTAGCTTATAGCATTGCTCATGCCATTCCCGGAAGGGTGCGGTTTCGTGTGCCGCGAATTGCCTGCGATCCCAAATATGTCCAACGGTTAGAGGCATTACTCAAATCAGATTCGACAGTTACCAGTGAGCGAGTTAATAGCGCTGCGAGATCAGTTGTTATTACCTATAAAACTGGAATGATGCGGGATTCTCAGAAGCGAGTGCAAAGCTTTTTATTAGCAGCAATATCTCATCTAATCAATTTAATTGAATCTGCCAATGATCCCGCCACAGCCATAAGTTAG
- a CDS encoding heavy metal translocating P-type ATPase translates to MAKVALQLPSPPKSQFTVLEGNGKASLTDTNGHSRREFPNVTYSIVHTTPGRLRFRLPRLRCDADYAKRLEVLLTADALVKNVRVKPAAMSVAVTYKSDKVSDAKMRSHLHDLIQAASEVVVLKNSTSLSETEKEPSWPGLQLSAVATALAVLGGPLGLPIPPLIVVLPIALATLPVVQRAWEGIRVERKLNIDFLDFMAIAITTFQGQFLTPSLMLGLIEVGENIRDRTARSSAQQTLDLLSSLGQFVWVERNGEKQQIPIQDVQRGDTVIVYPGEQVPVDGSILRGKALLDEQKLTGESMPVLKKKGQPVFASTLVREGRIYIVAEWIGNDTRAGQSIKLMQEAPVHDTRMENYATKFAQKAVVPTLLLAGAVFAATRNPSRTASVLTLDFATGIRVSVPTTVLAALTYAARRGILIRSGRALEQLAEVDTIVFDKTGTLTKGEVDVVSVESLNPATSRLRVLELAAAAEQRLTHPVAEAIVRYAEAEQVEILPRSKWDYQLGLGVQALIDGETVYVGSDRFLRSSSIDTAALNGQQKSANSAIYVASNGQLQGIIKYSDVLRPESREVITALSTVEGVEIHILTGDNKRTATAVAAQLGILPTHTHAEAFPEQKATVVRQLHEQGKTVAYVGDGINDSPALAYADVSVSFANSSEIARETADLVLMQNDLYGLLEAIAIARQAKQLIRQNTGLVAVPNLAALAIAVFFGLNPLAATVVNNGSTVVAGVNGLRPILKSRQHKTLPSAR, encoded by the coding sequence ATGGCAAAAGTAGCACTGCAACTCCCATCACCTCCAAAATCTCAATTCACTGTGTTGGAAGGGAATGGAAAAGCTTCTTTAACTGACACTAATGGACATTCTCGAAGAGAGTTCCCTAACGTTACCTACAGCATTGTCCATACAACTCCGGGAAGACTGCGGTTTCGCCTACCTCGTTTACGCTGTGATGCAGATTATGCCAAGCGTCTCGAAGTATTGCTAACAGCAGATGCGCTGGTGAAGAATGTTCGTGTCAAGCCTGCGGCGATGTCAGTTGCAGTTACTTATAAATCTGATAAAGTTTCCGATGCGAAGATGCGATCGCACCTTCACGATTTGATTCAGGCTGCAAGTGAAGTAGTTGTTCTTAAAAACTCTACATCTTTATCAGAAACTGAAAAAGAGCCATCTTGGCCAGGTTTACAACTCTCTGCTGTTGCCACTGCTTTAGCAGTGCTAGGAGGTCCATTAGGATTACCGATCCCACCTTTGATAGTGGTACTTCCAATCGCTCTGGCTACTTTACCTGTTGTCCAACGAGCATGGGAAGGTATTAGGGTAGAGCGAAAATTGAATATTGACTTTTTGGATTTTATGGCGATCGCGATTACTACCTTCCAAGGGCAATTTCTTACACCATCGCTGATGCTGGGTTTAATTGAAGTAGGCGAAAATATCCGCGATCGCACGGCTCGTTCTTCTGCTCAACAAACTCTAGATTTACTTAGTTCTTTAGGGCAATTTGTTTGGGTGGAACGCAATGGCGAAAAGCAGCAAATTCCCATTCAAGATGTGCAGCGTGGCGATACAGTAATTGTTTATCCTGGCGAACAAGTGCCGGTTGATGGTAGTATTTTGCGAGGTAAGGCCCTGCTAGATGAGCAGAAACTAACTGGCGAGTCGATGCCGGTACTGAAGAAAAAAGGACAACCAGTTTTCGCCTCAACGCTGGTACGAGAAGGACGAATTTATATTGTTGCCGAATGGATCGGCAATGATACCCGCGCCGGACAGAGCATTAAGTTAATGCAAGAAGCGCCTGTCCACGATACGCGGATGGAGAATTATGCCACGAAATTTGCTCAAAAAGCTGTTGTGCCAACTTTGTTACTTGCTGGGGCAGTATTTGCCGCAACCCGTAACCCTTCACGGACAGCCAGCGTTTTAACTCTAGACTTTGCTACAGGTATTAGAGTCTCCGTCCCGACAACAGTTTTAGCAGCATTAACTTATGCAGCGCGACGGGGAATTCTCATCCGTAGTGGACGGGCGTTAGAACAACTAGCAGAAGTTGATACTATAGTTTTTGATAAAACGGGGACACTGACTAAGGGAGAAGTCGATGTTGTCAGTGTGGAAAGTCTCAATCCAGCAACCTCAAGATTACGGGTGTTGGAATTGGCAGCCGCCGCCGAACAACGTTTAACTCATCCAGTAGCCGAGGCAATTGTTCGCTATGCCGAAGCAGAGCAAGTGGAAATTTTGCCGCGTAGCAAGTGGGACTATCAACTAGGTTTGGGCGTGCAAGCTCTGATTGATGGAGAGACAGTTTATGTTGGGAGCGATCGCTTTTTGCGCTCCAGTAGCATTGATACCGCAGCGTTAAATGGTCAACAAAAATCTGCAAATTCAGCAATTTATGTAGCCAGCAACGGGCAACTTCAAGGTATTATTAAATATAGTGATGTTCTCCGTCCCGAAAGCCGGGAAGTCATCACAGCACTTTCGACGGTCGAAGGTGTAGAGATTCACATATTAACCGGCGATAATAAGCGAACTGCTACTGCTGTTGCTGCTCAACTTGGTATTTTGCCAACGCATACTCACGCCGAAGCTTTTCCAGAACAAAAGGCAACAGTTGTCCGCCAACTACACGAACAAGGAAAGACAGTTGCATATGTAGGCGATGGGATCAACGATTCGCCAGCTTTAGCCTACGCCGATGTTTCCGTCTCCTTTGCCAACAGTTCTGAGATTGCCCGCGAGACAGCAGACTTAGTGTTGATGCAGAATGACTTGTATGGTTTATTAGAAGCGATCGCGATCGCTCGTCAAGCCAAGCAATTGATTCGGCAAAACACAGGACTAGTTGCTGTTCCTAATTTAGCAGCATTAGCGATCGCCGTTTTCTTTGGTCTTAACCCCTTAGCTGCAACAGTAGTCAACAATGGCTCAACCGTAGTTGCCGGAGTCAACGGTTTACGTCCAATTCTTAAAAGTCGTCAACATAAAACTCTACCATCGGCAAGATGA
- a CDS encoding DUF5132 domain-containing protein, whose translation MAKISDFVEDAGAPGIIVGIGAVLLAPVLLPIVAGVGKPFVKSVIKGGIGLYERSKGTIAEMGETWEDMVAEARAELADEKETPVFEASATNPDNVADNGA comes from the coding sequence ATGGCTAAAATTAGTGATTTTGTTGAAGATGCAGGCGCTCCCGGTATTATAGTCGGAATTGGTGCAGTCCTCTTAGCACCTGTTCTGCTGCCCATTGTCGCTGGAGTTGGTAAACCCTTCGTCAAGTCAGTCATCAAAGGCGGAATTGGTCTTTATGAAAGAAGCAAAGGAACCATTGCAGAAATGGGAGAAACCTGGGAAGACATGGTAGCCGAAGCCAGAGCTGAACTCGCTGATGAAAAAGAAACACCCGTATTTGAAGCTAGTGCCACCAATCCGGATAATGTCGCCGATAATGGTGCGTAA
- a CDS encoding HMA2 domain-containing protein, with amino-acid sequence MLTNGYSTYNKMPEIINKTSFKTSPKPISTKVVSSTPGRLRLRVAHSHRQPEKMQSIANALLANPHINQVKINVHHGSIVINDDGKDGSLENVLATLKDLGIIFADVTEGNTEAAAEVSSALVDLNQRVKQLTDGAFDLRILFPLGLASLSMRQLLNKGLQLEVIPWYVLAWYAFDSFIKLHGTSQEESANE; translated from the coding sequence ATGTTGACAAATGGTTATAGCACTTACAATAAAATGCCGGAAATTATAAACAAAACCAGCTTCAAAACATCACCAAAACCGATATCTACAAAAGTTGTAAGTTCGACTCCCGGAAGATTGCGGTTGAGAGTGGCTCATTCCCATCGTCAACCAGAAAAAATGCAAAGCATCGCTAATGCTTTATTAGCAAATCCTCACATTAATCAAGTGAAGATAAATGTCCATCATGGCAGTATTGTTATCAATGACGATGGTAAAGATGGCAGTCTAGAAAATGTGCTAGCAACACTTAAAGATTTAGGAATAATTTTTGCTGATGTTACCGAGGGTAACACCGAGGCAGCAGCAGAAGTTTCATCTGCGCTTGTTGACTTAAACCAGCGTGTCAAACAGTTAACAGATGGTGCTTTTGATCTGCGAATTCTTTTCCCTTTGGGATTAGCTAGTCTTTCAATGAGACAATTACTAAATAAAGGATTGCAGTTAGAAGTTATTCCTTGGTATGTTTTAGCATGGTATGCTTTTGATAGCTTTATTAAGTTGCATGGAACTAGCCAAGAAGAATCAGCAAACGAGTAA